The following are encoded together in the Carassius auratus strain Wakin chromosome 34, ASM336829v1, whole genome shotgun sequence genome:
- the LOC113053697 gene encoding coiled-coil domain-containing protein 141-like yields the protein MSSEGDAGGQASTTTISTVAVQAGDSQIVVAVLKCGKMVHLQLTEAQPNLLEIGNNQDETKKLLEEHEQLLAKLKKNEGGVWALLEKADNTAAQKEGEELVYKALAVSLSEAWKSLVTHLEKRRSLLILACHFFECALEFAIRIDEAEDFQSVGQKSSTADNTNELLQKHSTIRRGMLEKSMLVLNKSRELLEFLKDFQSLQALQYGRASHGAWSSFGKVEGLMEILQDRRRQVDLCMRQKLHELEMINQIRQWEIQEQEVTQWFKEKATLFLGTSQLGSSLSENEDLLREYKEFEQKAKEWSVLVERLLQQASDLLSSNEPTQFQHMSEKSEKLKATHQQFWSLMMNRLAHLKESNAFFSSANKAFEVLGTIEIAIKELKNQPLPLPELARKHEEFSRSIKDTSAEPLQRGQLLIQKLDPQSGQGGGLQRMLGYIKERMEVLSHECHAHRELTDKRQQLVSSFEELVDKVSAWIKSSNSVLSSSTEPGSSLTEAEDTLNKHVELLSQSQDALRESEAIAGFIKELKGLESSGTLELSNKASLLAEEMKTLVRNISSHAESLRPYVDFLRCADEVEEQIRTLQECYKNRPEEEEEHDGAGASMKDMFDAKWQLLLQKFFTMQDLGNNFINSSNMISGNLNLKVKAAGHVVEKYMETLTKKKSELADLWTSWQLHHSQIKSVKKQWKKMKEQLKKVLHDLRAMEEIFAPASKVDLGGDSQAVSKLQENFSTVKPEFLQLNAKVEFLVKTSELLSLKGIPVKEKNERVSELLQLHQHLRDKIREYETILSMAGKFHQLYRELDTVLHVEPVTVFSDPSQARTQLTQHQERQSHIRHLYKLALSLGADLTSTVQQSHLLVLSVQQLQEKLEKLERESTEWITEANKCEESLTSNIHFCLCKEEIGELRESLKDLKKKFNNLKFNYMKKNEKSRNLKAVKNQIQQIEIYNEKLQVLKKKLQAFTLKVSSSSERHLNGNSLRAIEDALNELQRQVGDFDRAVEEHKQNLDMNVKLQQALEEYQFWCDEASSTIVRVGKYSSQCKTKEAVSSLYKQFEKFVWPTIPQQEERISQITELAVRLHGVEEGKKYMEKTIHKHHEIVESIKELSNGLLDLEAKLQLETLKQPLTPEDNNKLDTIDTPESKESGHTPEMTGPDSTKEITVSKNPENKKPQLRKTQSQDLLDKHYPELQNVLSETRSYTQEAFSKTSKVETITSKSAIERREEMHTSFSHSQNINVSHSPAEQDKSHILQQTKRDSQETPPPPPPPPSPRDPGVSRPSIITEACSTNHPFHSYSKTSAHHSLEEEYLPHGTQEPEAPVPEYDFHADHLTEESLSNDEYECTSPDDISLPPLSETPESNIIQSENDLDDGYCVSSHSLHINQYSHQSHSQHGDTLHQRQREWMSSQTESYPSPTTGLGARFRAESSSFVQSPLTVPAPSLVSNTISSILKSKSGNLPPSSITETLYSVHDSRTEMQKCLHDSSTSQYHSGQPNNTHAIPTPLTTEQDSDLCKPTAIREEIRRASSKKFVGKLAVGTGPNFSKPLSNAIVMEGSPVTLEVEVTGFPEPTLTWFKNGHKLANDEHIELSHKEGKHALFIHSSAVRDSGQYVVTASNSAATVTSSSMLQVKGNNSPDLDILKLDWHTCFGTLCFFLWLLCLLLL from the exons ATGTCCAGTGAAGGTGATGCTGGAGGTCAGGCTTCCACAACAACAATCAGCACCGTAGCCGTGCAGGCTGGAGACTCGCAGATTGTTGTAGCAGTGCTGAAG tgtGGCAAGATGGTGCATCTACAACTGACTGAAGCACAACCCAACCTGCTGGAGATTGGAAACAATCAGGATGAGACCAAAAAGCTTCTAGAGGAACATGAGCAGCTCCTTGCCAAACTTAAG AAAAATGAAGGAGGTGTGTGGGCTTTGCTGGAGAAGGCTGATAACACAGCAGCTCAGAAGGAAGGAGAGGAGCTGGTTTATAAGGCCTTGGCGGTCTCTCTCAGCGAGGCTTGGAAATCACTGGTGACCCACCTGGAGAAGAGGAGATCACTCCTGATCTTGGCATGCCATTTCTTTGAGTGTGCTCTGGAG TTTGCCATTAGGATAGATGAAGCTGAAGACTTCCAGAGCGTTGGTCAGAAATCATCCACTGCAGACAACACGAATGAACTGCTTCAAAAACACAGCACTATTAGAAGAG GGATGTTGGAGAAGTCAATGCTGGTGTTGAATAAGAGTCGTGAGTTGCTGGAATTTTTGAAGGACTTCCAGTCCCTGCAAGCCCTGCAGTATGGCAGAGCATCTCACGGGGCCTGGAGCAGCTTTGGTAAGGTGGAAGGTTTAATGGAGATTCTGCAAGACAGACGCCGACAGGTGGACCTTTGCATGAGACAAAAACTGCATGAGCTGGAAATGATCAACCAGATTCGACAATGGGAGATACAGGAACAGGAG GTAACACAGTGGTTTAAGGAAAAGGCTACTTTGTTTTTGGGAACCAGTCAGCTGGGTTCATCTCTGTCAGAAAATGAGGACTTGCTACGTGAATACAAAGAGTTTGAACAGAAAGCCAAG GAGTGGAGTGTGCTGGTCGAGAGGTTGCTACAGCAGGCATCAGATCTGCTTTCCTCGAATGAGCCCACGCAATTTCAGCACATGTCCGAGAAGAGTGAAAAACTCAAAGCTACACACCAGCAATTCTGGAGCCTCATGATGAATCGTCTGGCTCATCTGAAGGAGAGCAATGCCTTTTTCAGCAGTGCTAATAAA GCATTTGAGGTGCTGGGCACCATAGAGATTGCTATAAAGGAACTGAAGAATCAACCTCTGCCATTACCTGAACTGGCTAGGAAACATGAAGAGTTTTCACGGAGTATAAAAGACACATCCGCCGAGCCTCTTCAGAGAGGTCAGCTGTTGATTCAAAAGCTCGACCCACAAAG tgGCCAAGGTGGAGGGCTGCAAAGGATGCTGGGATACATCAAAGAGAGAATGGAGGTTCTGAGCCATGAGTGTCATGCCCACAGAGAGTTAACAGACAAAAGGCAGCAGCTGGTGTCTTCATTTGAAGAACTAGTGGATAAG GTCTCTGCTTGGATTAAGAGCAGCAACAGTGTCCTCTCTTCTAGTACAGAGCCTGGTTCATCTCTGACTGAGGCTGAGGACACCCTTAACAAGCATGTTGAACTACTCTCACAGTCTCAG GATGCTCTGAGAGAATCAGAGGCTATAGCTGGTTTTATAAAGGAACTAAAGGGGCTGGAATCCTCAGGTACACTCGAGTTGTCTAACAAAGCTTCACTTCTGGCAGAGGAGATGAAAACACTGGTTAGAAACATTTCATCACATGCGGAAAGCCTCAGACCCTATGTAGACTTTCTGCGCTGTGCAGATGAG GTCGAGGAGCAAATAAGGACACTTCAGGAGTGCTACAAGAACAgaccagaggaagaggaggaacaTGATGGAGCAGGTGCATCCATGAAGGATATGTTCGATGCTAAGTGGCAGTTATTGCTGCAGAAGTTCTTCACCATGCAGGATCTGGGCAACAATTTTATTAACTCCTCTAACATG ATCAGCGGCAACCTGAATCTAAAGGTTAAAGCAGCAGGGCATGTTGTAGAAAAATATATGGAGACACTGACCAAGAAGAAATCTGAACTAGCAGACTTGTGGACATCCTGGCAATTGCATCATAGTCAGATAAAATCTGTAAAGAAGCAGTGGAAAAAAATGAAGGAACAACTAAAAAAG GTTCTTCATGATTTAAGGGCAATGGAGGAGATTTTTGCTCCGGCTTCAAAAGTTGATTTGGGGGGTGACTCTCAAGCTGTGTCTAAACTACAGGAGAACTTCAGCACTGTAAAGCCAGAATTCCTG CAGCTGAATGCAAAAGTGGAATTCCTGGTTAAGACATCCGAGCTGCTCAGCTTGAAGGGAATACCGGTAAAAGAGAAGAACGAGAGAGTTTCTGAGCTCCTGCAGCTACATCAGCATCTCCGAGATAAAATCAGGGAGTATGAAACCATTCTCAGTATGGCCGGTAAATTTCATCAGCTCTATCGAGAG ctggatACTGTATTACATGTAGAACCAGTGACTGTGTTCAGTGACCCCAGCCAGGCCAGGACTCAGCTGACCCAACATCAAGAGAGGCAGAGTCACATCCGGCATCTGTACAAGCTGGCTCTCTCTCTGGGTGCAGATCTCACCAGCACTGTGCAGCAGTCG CATCTGCTGGTGTTGTCAGTGCAGCAGTTACAGGAGAAACTGGAAAAATTGGAGAGAGAGAGCACTGAATGGATTACTGAGGCCAACAAGTGTGAAGAGAGTTTGACGAGCAACATCCACTTCTGCCTCTGTAAGGAAGAGATCGGTGAG ctcaGAGAGTCCTTAAAAGATCTCAAAAAGAAATTCAACAATTTGAAATTCAACTACATGAAGAAAAACGAGAAGTCGAGAAACTTAAAGGCGGTGAAAAATCAGATCCAGCAAATTGAGATTTACAATGAAAAGCTACAG GTTTTGAAGAAGAAGCTGCAAGCCTTCACTCTGAAAGTATCCAGCAGCAGTGAGAGGCATTTAAATGGCAACAGCCTCAGAGCGATTGAGGATGCCTTAAATGAGCTGCAGAGACAGGTGGGCGATTTTGACAGGGCGGTGGAGGAGCACAAACAGAACCTGGACATGAATGTCAAGCTCCAGCAAGCCTTAGAGGAG TATCAGTTCTGGTGCGACGAAGCAAGCTCCACAATTGTACGTGTGGGTAAATATTCCTCTCAGTGTAAGACTAAGGAAGCAGTCAGCTCTCTCTACAAACAGTTTGAAAAATTTGTGTGGCCCACAATCCCACAGCAAGAGGAGAGAATTAGCCAGATCACCGAGCTGGCAGTACGGCTACATG GTGTGGAAGAAGGAAAGAAATATATGGAGAAAACAATCCACAAACACCATGAAATTGTGGAATCAATAAAAGAACTGTCAAATGGACTGCTGGACCTTGAGGCCAAACTTCAG TTGGAGACCTTGAAACAGCCTTTAACACCTGAAGACAACAACAAACTAGACACCATTGATACG CCTGAATCAAAGGAAAGTGGGCATACCCCTGAGATGACAGGCCCAGACAGTACTAAAGAGATAACTGTCAGCAAGAATCCAGAAAACAAGAAACCTCAGCTTCGCAAGACACAAAGCCAAGATCTCTTAGACAAACATTATCCAGAGCTTCAAAACGTGCTGTCAGAGACCAGGTCGTACACACAGGAGGCCTTTTCCAAGACCAGCAAAGTGGAGACCATCACGAGCAAATCTGCTatagagaggagagaagagatgCACACTTCTTTCTCTCACTCCCAAAACATTAATGTAAGCCATTCCCCTGCAGAGCAGGATAAGAGTCACATTCTGCAGCAAACCAAGAGAGACTCACAAGaaacccctcctcctcctcctcctcctccatctccACGGGATCCAGGCGTATCACGCCCCAGCATCATAACAGAGGCCTGTAGTACAAATCATCCTTTTCACTCATACTCCAAG ACTTCAGCTCATCATTCTTTAGAGGAGGAATATTTGCCACATGGGACACAAGAGCCGGAAGCTCCTGTACCCGAATATGACTTCCATGCTGACCATCTCACTGAGGAATCGCTCTCCAATGATGAGTACGAATGCACCTCCCCAGATGACATCTCCCTACCTCCTTTATCTGAGACCCCAGAATCCAACATTATTCAGTCAGAAAATGACCTCGATGACGGCTATTGCGTAAGCTCTCACAGCCTTCACATCAACCAGTACAGCCACCAGTCTCACTCGCAGCACGGCGACACACTACACCAGAGACAGCGGGAGTGGATGTCGAGTCAGACCGAGAGCTACCCATCTCCCACCACTGGCTTGGGGGCCAGGTTCAGAGCAGAGTCGTCCTCTTTTGTTCAAAGCCCCCTCACAGTACCTGCCCCTAGCCTTGTATCAAACACCATATCCAGCATCTTAAAAAGCAAATCTGGCAACCTGCCACCAAGCAGCATCACTGAAACGCTTTACTCAGTGCATGACAGTCGCACAGAGATGCAAAAGTGTTTGCATGATTCTAGTACGAGTCAGTACCACAGTGGTCAGCCCAATAACACGCATGCTATCCCAACTCCATTAACCACTGAGCAGGACTCGGATCTCTGCAAGCCCACAGCCATCCGAGAAGAGATCAGGCGGGCATCTTCCAAAAAGTTTGTGGGAAAACTGGCAGTTGGCACAGGCCCTAATTTCTCCAAACCCTTGTCTAATGCCATAGTAATGGAGGGCTCTCCGGTGACCCTGGAGGTGGAAGTCACTGGATTCCCTGAGCCTACATTAACCTG GTTCAAGAATGGACACAAACTGGCCAATGATGAGCACATAGAACTGTCCCATAAAGAAGGCAAACATGCATTGTTCATTCACAGCTCTGCAGTGAGGGACTCTGGGCAGTATGTGGTCACTGCTTCTAACTCAGCTGCCACTGTCACATCCAGCTCCATGCTGCAGGTCAAAGGTAACAACAGCCCTGACTTGGACATTCTCAAACTGGACTGGCACACCTGCTTCGGCACCCTCTGTTTCTTCTTGTGGCTTCTCTGTCTGTTGTTGTTATAA